CGCCCTGATCGTGGTGCTGTTCTTCGTGCTGTGCGGCAACATCATGACCACGGGCAGCATTGTTGAAAAACTGATCAAAACCGCTGACGTGCTGGTCGGGTTTCTGCCCGGTGGCCTGGCCATGGCCGGCATTCTCGCCTGTGGTTTTTTCGGAGCGATCTCCGGTTCAACCGTCGCTACAGTCGTGGCCATCGGCGGTTTCATGATTCCGGCATTGATCGAGCACGGCTACGATGAGCAGTTCAGTATCGGCGTCATGACCACGGCACCGATTCTCGGCGTGATTATTCCGCCGTCTATCGCCATGATCCTCTATGCCATGATCACCACCGATTCGCTTGAAGCCCTGTTTCTCACCGGCTTCATTCCCGGCTTTCTGATTATGGCGGCCATGTCGCTCTATGCCTGGTGGGCGTGTCGCCGTCACGGCATGGAACGCCGACCACGGCCACAATTTAACGAAGTGATTGCCGTCCTGCGTCAGAGCATCTGGGCCTTGATGCTGCCGGTGATTATTTTCGGGGGTATTTATTCCGGGATTTTTACGGCCAACGAAGCGGCAATTGTCGCCTGTGTGTATGCGTTTATTGTCGAACTGGCCATCCATCGCGACATGAAAGTACGGGATATTAAGAAAGTTGTGGTGTCCTCCGCCGTGACCTCATCAACACTGCTGGTCATTGTCGCCGGTGCCTCGGTGTTTGGCGAGTACCTGACCTTTGAGCAGATTCCCGATCAGATTGCTCAGGCTGCGGTGAGCAACTTTGATTCTCCCTGGTCGTTTTTGCTGGTGGTCAACATCTTGCTGCTGTTCGTG
This region of uncultured Desulfuromonas sp. genomic DNA includes:
- a CDS encoding TRAP transporter large permease, which produces MDSMQLMIMALLLGAMAATVPVFMALFFTGLAGLTLIVGIDPQIVIEILYRSMDKFALIVVLFFVLCGNIMTTGSIVEKLIKTADVLVGFLPGGLAMAGILACGFFGAISGSTVATVVAIGGFMIPALIEHGYDEQFSIGVMTTAPILGVIIPPSIAMILYAMITTDSLEALFLTGFIPGFLIMAAMSLYAWWACRRHGMERRPRPQFNEVIAVLRQSIWALMLPVIIFGGIYSGIFTANEAAIVACVYAFIVELAIHRDMKVRDIKKVVVSSAVTSSTLLVIVAGASVFGEYLTFEQIPDQIAQAAVSNFDSPWSFLLVVNILLLFVGMFMDIISATIILTPIFLPLLNQFGIDTLHFGLIMTLNLGIGYCTPPLGVSLFISGAVANRSMLYVARSVLPFLLIQIAILLLLTFWSDPVLLLPRLVFGYGQ